From a single Rosa rugosa chromosome 7, drRosRugo1.1, whole genome shotgun sequence genomic region:
- the LOC133722984 gene encoding uncharacterized protein LOC133722984 produces the protein MTKSILSTPPFTLQSSLLPSINFKEWMLERALQLQPDVFAKLLMILHGVWRNRNSTLWQNKTQTAQDLVLSCFTWLEEFHTVHASNNASKQMQQKVWKPAAQGRLTLNVDAAFLPNQHHGGIGGVLRDCQGRFIAAYARPIPYTASPKQCEMLAIREGLDLLQSLQQQNVLIQSDCSEAVAEIQCDDHSLLENGGLIDDIKQVWHQLEGIQLMHTPRSCNGVAHRLAAIGFELEHASVWLHHAPEFLRDVLHYDCNRLN, from the coding sequence ATGACTAAATCCATCTTATCTACTCCTCCCTTTACTCTACAAAGCTCTCTTCTTCCATCTATAAACTTCAAGGAATGGATGCTCGAGAGAGCGTTACAGCTACAACCTGATGTATTTGCAAAACTGCTGATGATTCTCCATGGGGTATGGAGAAACCGAAACAGCACATTGTGGCAAAACAAAACTCAAACAGCTCAAGATTTGGTGTTAAGCTGTTTTACATGGCTGGAGGAGTTTCATACAGTCCATGCTAGCAACAATGCATCAAAGCAAATGCAGCAGAAAGTATGGAAACCCGCTGCACAAGGTCGTCTTACTTTAAATGTGGATGCGGCCTTCCTTCCAAATCAACATCACGGTGGCATAGGGGGAGTGCTCAGGGACTGTCAAGGACGATTCATTGCAGCCTATGCACGTCCTATCCCTTATACTGCCTCCCCAAAGCAGTGTGAAATGTTGGCCATTCGTGAAGGCCTTGATCTATTGCAGTCTCTCCAACAACAGAATGTGCTTATTCAAAGTGATTGCTCAGAAGCTGTTGCGGAAATTCAATGTGATGATCATAGTTTGTTGGAAAATGGTGGTCTCATTGATGATATCAAGCAGGTCTGGCACCAGCTTGAAGGAATTCAGCTAATGCATACTCCCCGAAGCTGCAATGGAGTTGCTCATCGGCTTGCTGCCATAGGTTTTGAATTAGAGCATGCTTCTGTATGGCTGCATCATGCGCCAGAATTTTTACGTGATGTTCTACACTATGATTGTAACAGGCTCAATTGA